From one Rhizobium sp. CIAT894 genomic stretch:
- a CDS encoding helix-turn-helix domain-containing protein, with protein sequence MGQGARETILTPALCRAARGLLDWTQTDLAERAAVSRSTIRDYEGRHHDIHRATEAQLRLAFEEGGVKFVEIEGAGTGLCMIP encoded by the coding sequence ATGGGTCAAGGCGCAAGGGAAACAATTCTCACCCCGGCTCTCTGCCGCGCGGCGCGCGGATTGCTCGACTGGACCCAGACCGATCTTGCCGAAAGGGCAGCCGTCTCGCGCAGCACCATCCGCGATTATGAGGGTCGCCACCACGACATCCACCGCGCCACCGAGGCGCAGTTGCGCCTCGCCTTCGAGGAAGGCGGCGTCAAATTCGTGGAGATCGAAGGAGCGGGCACCGGCCTCTGTATGATTCCTTAG